From one Pararge aegeria chromosome 21, ilParAegt1.1, whole genome shotgun sequence genomic stretch:
- the LOC120633362 gene encoding NADH dehydrogenase [ubiquinone] iron-sulfur protein 5-like, which produces MGELSPLFRNVFTDITGGIVDHQQMGRCARQEMDFRNCLEGYGWDRGLIRCKHLLEDFQECQTNRKQFLRFMAMRRERNRKIACGEISKDKEYVSPRIDSY; this is translated from the exons ATGGGAGAACTTTCACCGTTATTTCGAAATGTTTTCACCGACATAACGGGGGGCATAGTAGACCACCAGCAGATGGGGCGATGTGCCAGACAAGAAATGGACTTCAGGAATTGTTTGGAAGGCTACGGTTGGGATCGCGGCCTCATCAGGTGTAAACATCTGTTGGAAGATTTTCAAGAGTGCCAGACTAATAGGAAACAATTTCTGCGTTTTATG GCAATGCGTAGAGAGCGCAACAGGAAAATAGCTTGCGGAGAGATCAGCAAAGACAAAGAATATGTGTCTCCAAGAATAGATAGTTATTAA
- the LOC120633515 gene encoding tyrosine-protein kinase receptor torso-like produces the protein MSREIVFFFMLWSNVSVLSTEELLQELPASIKQMKNLAHFVCKDLFPNEWYPSLTPKLQEERKLCERNFLSHNYTDGKPPNITIKKRREYKVSVTATPSNHMQIVALLNEHNSDEVIYYSLIKNNEKPDDLYPSPTESYTFWTATINSDGTSSLWKRGPILQSWKHVEKKYDIKLIFLLDSYKKDSYHISGQFWWNSSDPTDLKFNVLNNCAHGVLGNSDDKRIGPVSNRSVILQKLPLNDTCTIRVKGKYSMTNLTYHTPTCEEIPLCEPPPQIPENVTMVVSKEVDSDLWSVHVRWAKQRPAPYDYNVTLRANSVQSTVVLGNVTEVNFKNVKGRGLYNVSVVARIPGKIPAVAIQRNIFPARETIPISTSLMIGVMCAAALLTVSTLLVFIHYVRRRLVSKYSTKIYFPGVLEKIPEDVEKDESSQESGSEDQWEVRLDRLLLHEVIGEGAFGVVRRGTLAPTDKNVAVKMLKDFPSLEEIRSFRAEMELMKSVGAHPHVVSLVGCCSGRRPLIVAEYCSRGDLLTYLRCSWDLMVSRRNAKYSNNNKECTNYRYDQFKNTPESKFVANRLYELEGVCDTELTLLDLLSFCRQVAMGMEFLASNRVVHRDLAARNILVTADRTLKIADFGLSRDVYQENQYKQKSNGKMPVKWMALESLTHRIYTTQTDVWSFGVVMWEVVTVGGAPYAGVSAARLPRLLAAGYRMPRPLNCSAPLYQLMMSCWNDRPRSRPTFSDLHIALDELLTASADHYLSLALPVLVPEEGTPNAPLSQYVRNLMSLPRVFCRGKWRNGKNYERPLSNHYTAQPAPLIQT, from the exons ATGAGTAgggaaattgtatttttttttatgctatgGTCAAATGTTAGCGTACTGAGCACTGAAGAATTACTTCAAGAGTTACCGGCATCGATAAAACAGATGAAAAACCTTGCGCATTTTGTGTGCAAAGATTTATTTCCTAATGAATGG TATCCAAGTCTGACCCCTAAGCTGCAAGAGGAACGTAAACTCTGTGAACGGAACTTTTTAA gtcaCAACTACACTGACGGGAAACCCCcgaatataacaataaaaaagcggAGGGAATACAAGGTGTCGGTAACAGCGACCCCGTCGAATCACATGCAAATAGTCGCTTTGCTCAACGAACACAACAGTGATGAGGTC ATATATTATAGTCTTATCAAAAACAACGAAAAACCCGACGACCTGTATCCCAGTCCTACAGAGAGCTATACCTTCTGGACAGCTACAATAAACTCCGATGGTACTTCTTCCTTATGGAAAAGAGGGCCGATCTTGCAGTCGTGGAAACATGTTGAGAAGAAATATgatataaagttaatttttttattggattcATACAAAAAGGATTCTTATCATATAAGCGGTCAATTTTGGTGGAATTCCAGTGATC CTACAGATTTAAAATTCAACGTATTAAATAATTGCGCTCATGGAGTCCTAGGCAATTCGGACGACAAACGGATCGGA CCAGTTTCCAATCGCTCAGTGATACTACAAAAGTTGCCTCTAAACGATACATGCACGATACGTGTGAAAGGAAAATACTCTATGACCAATTTAACATATCACACACCCACCTGTGAAGAAATTCCGCTTTGCGAGCCGC cgCCACAAATACCAGAGAATGTGACCATGGTGGTATCTAAGGAGGTGGACTCAGACCTGTGGTCGGTGCACGTGCGGTGGGCGAAACAGCGACCTGCGCCATACGACTACAATGTTACATTGCGTGCAAACTCCGTGCAAAGCACAGTTGTTTTAGGC AACGTGACAGAAGTCAATTTCAAAAACGTAAAAGGCCGAGGATTGTATAACGTGTCGGTGGTCGCAAGAATTCCTGGCAAAATTCCAGCAGTAGCGATTCAGAGGAACATATTCCCGG CTCGAGAGACCATTCCAATTTCCACCAGTCTCATGATAGGCGTGATGTGTGCAGCGGCGCTACTCACAGTTAGCACTTTGCTGGTTTTTATACATTACGTGCGCAGGAGACTGGTCTCAAAATAttctactaaaatatattttccg GGGGTACTAGAGAAAATACCGGAGGATGTTGAGAAAGACGAGAGTAGCCAAGAATCAGGTTCCGAGGACCAATGGGAGGTGCGTCTGGATCGTTTGTTGCTACATGAGGTTATAGGAGAAGGTGCCTTTGGCGTTGTTCGAAGAGGCACCTTGGCGCCAACTGACAAAAACGTGGCTGTTAAAATGCTTAAAG ATTTCCCATCCCTGGAGGAGATCCGTTCCTTTCGCGCAGAAATGGAGCTGATGAAGAGCGTGGGCGCACACCCGCACGTGGTGAGCTTGGTGGGCTGCTGCAGCGGTCGCCGCCCACTCATCGTGGCAGAGTACTGCAGCCGCGGCGACTTGCTTACTTATCTCAG ATGTTCATGGGACCTGATGGTGTCAAGACGTAACGCCAAATATAGCAACAATAACAAAGAATGCACCAACTATCGCTACGATCAGTTTAAAAACACACCCGAATCCAAGTTTGTTGCGAATCGTCTTTACGAACTCGAAGGAGTCTGCGACACAGAGCTGACTCTGCTTGACCTTCTTTCTTTTTGCCGGCAAGTGGCCATGGGCATGGAGTTTTTAGCTTCAAACCGAGTCGTTCATAG GGACCTAGCGGCTAGAAACATTCTGGTTACAGCAGATAGGACATTGAAAATAGCTGATTTCGGTCTATCGAGAGACGTCTACCAAGAAAATCAGTACAAGCAGAAGAGCAACGGCAAGATGCCCGTGAAGTGGATGGCTTTGGAGTCTTTAACGCATCGCATTTATACGACACAAACTGATGt ATGGTCTTTCGGCGTTGTTATGTGGGAGGTAGTGACGGTGGGAGGGGCCCCGTACGCTGGCGTAAGCGCCGCGCGGCTTCCGCGTCTCCTCGCCGCAGGATACCGCATGCCGCGACCCCTCAACTGTAGTGCGCCACT ATACCAATTAATGATGTCATGCTGGAACGATCGGCCGCGCTCCCGACCAACGTTCTCGGACCTGCACATAGCGTTGGACGAGCTGTTGACTGCCAGCGCTGACCACTACCTATCTCtcgcgctcccagtcttggtacCTGAGGAAGGCACTCCCAACGCGCCGCTCAGTCAGTACGTCCGTAACTTGATGAG CTTACCACGTGTATTTTGCAGAGGCAAATGGCGGAACGGCAAAAATTACGAGCGGCCCCTCTCTAACCACTACACCGCTCAGCCAGCGCCCCTAATACAAACTTGA